Proteins co-encoded in one Oreochromis aureus strain Israel breed Guangdong linkage group 3, ZZ_aureus, whole genome shotgun sequence genomic window:
- the LOC120438414 gene encoding gastrula zinc finger protein XlCGF8.2DB-like, whose product MHQVIHTGERLFSCGDCGKFFTESGKLKTHQLIHSGERPFSCDECGKSFTQSGHLKTHQLIHTGERPFSCGDCGKSFTESGNLKTHKLIHTGERPFSCGDCGKSFTQSGHLKRHQLIHSGERPFSCDECGKSFTESGSLKRHQLIHTGERPFSCGDCGKSFTTSGHLKTHQLIHSGKRPFSCGDCGKSFTESGSLKRHQLIHSGERPFSCDECGKSFTSISHLKSHQLIHSGVKAYTCDQCGRAFTHSYSLQSHLVTHSGIKAYSCDICGKTFSRIGSRNIHLRIHTRHDVYSCDQCGKQFTTNTELRRHMFTHTEERPYKCDLCEKTFKSPRYLRRHQQIHTRKTLQVQLL is encoded by the coding sequence atgcatcaggtcatccacacaggagagagactgttcagctgtggagactgtggaaagtTTTTTACCGAGTCTGGAaagttaaaaacacaccaactcatccacagtggagagagaccgttcagctgtgacgagtgtggaaagtcttttacgcagtctggacacttaaaaacacaccaactcatccacactggagagagaccgttcagctgtggagactgtggaaagtcttttaccgagtctggaaacttaaaaacacacaaactcatccacactggagagagaccgttcagctgtggagactgtggaaagtcttttacgcagtctggacacttaaaaagacaccaattgatccacagtggagagagaccgttcagctgtgatgagtgtggaaagtcttttaccgagtctggaagcttaaaaagacaccaactaatccacactggagagagaccgttcagctgtggagactgtggaaagtcttttaccacgtctggacacttaaaaacacaccaactgatCCACAGTGGaaagagaccgttcagctgtggagactgtggaaagtcttttaccgagtctggaagcttaaaaagacaccaactaatccacagtggagagagaccgttcagctgtgacgagtgtggaaagtcttttacgaGCATTTCACACTTAAAATCAcatcaactcatccacagtggagttaaagcgtacacctgtgatcagtgtggcagagcttttactcacagttacagcttacagagtcatctagttacccactctggaattaaggcgtacagctgtgacatttgtggaaaaactttcagccggATAGGGAGCCGAAATATtcacctacgcattcacaccagacatgatgtgtacagctgtgatcagtgtggtaaACAGTTTACCACAAACACAGAGTTACGACgtcacatgtttacccacactgaggaacgaccttataaatgtgacctgtgtgagaagacttttaaatctccacgttacctgagacgacaccaacagatccacaccagaaagactctacaagtgcagttactgtga